The window GCGCCGACATGGTGATGATTAAACCGGGTATGCCGTATCTGGATATTGTGCGCCGGGTAAAAGATGAATTTCAGGCACCTACCTTTGTGTATCAGGTGAGTGGTGAATACGCCATGCACAAAGCTGCCGTACAGAATGGCTGGCTGGATGATAACGCCGTTATGGCCGAGTCACTGCTGTGTATCAAGCGTGCCGGTGCCGATGGCATCCTCACCTATTTTGCCAAGCAATATGCAGAGTGGATTAATAAATAAGGACTGAACATGAGTGACGCAGCAGGAAAAGCCATCGATTTAAGCAGCAGCGAATATTACATAAACCGCGAATTAAGCCATTTGCAGTTTAATATCCGTGTACTCGAACAGGCGCTGGATGAAAACCATCCACTGCTCGACCGGCTGTTTTTTCTGTGTATTTTCAGCAAAAACCTCGATGAATTTTACGAGGTCCGCGTCGCCAACCTGACCCAGCAGTTGACCTTCGCGCGCGAGCAGACCGGTGCTGATGGTATGCATCCGCAGCAGGTATTAAGCAGCATTCATGCACTGTGCAGCGCTACCGTTGAACGCCAGTACGCGATTCTGAACGATACGCTGCTGCCGGCACTGGAACAGGAAAATATTCATTTCCTGCGCCGTGCTGACTGGAGCGAAGATCAGCGCAGCTGGGTGCGGGCTTATTTTGAAGAAAGTATTCAGCCATTAATCAGTCCGATTGGTCTCGATCCGTCACACCCTTTCCCGCGACTGGTTAATAAAAGCCTGAACTTTATTGTTGCCCTCGAAGGTAAGGACGCTTTTGGCCGTGAAACCGGTCTGGCCATTATTCCTGCGCCGCGTTCTTTGCCACGAATTATCCGCGTGCCGGATAATCTGACCAAAGGCGGTGATAATTTTATTTTCCTGTCGTCGATGATTCACGAATACGCCGACGAATTATTCCCCGGCATGACGGTAAAAGGTTGCTATCAGTTCCGCGTAACCCGTAACGCTGACCTTGAGATCGACCATGACGATACCGCCGACCTGGCAACGGCTCTGGAAGATGAACTGCACTCGCGTAATTTTGGCGAAGAAATGCGTCTGGAAGTAGCAGATAACTGCCCGGAAGAGCTGGCGCATTTCCTGCTCAAGCAATTTAATCTCGATAACACCGACCTGTACCGTGTTAACGGCCCGGTAAACCTTGGTCGCCTGATTGAGGTCATCGGCCAGATTTCACGCCCCGATCTGCAATACACAACCTTTACTCCGGGCCTGCCGAAAAATATTAATTTCAAGAAAAGTATTTTCGAAAGCATCCGCGATAAAGACACGCTGTTGCTGCACCCGTTTGAATCCTTCACGCCGGTGGTCGATATGCTGCGTGAAGCGGCCAAAGATCCGAACGTGCGCGCAATTAAGCAGACGCTGTACCGGACCGGCGCCAAATCTGAAATCGTCAACGCACTGGTCGATGCCGCACGCAGTGGTAAAGAAGTGACCGTGGTCATTGAGCTGCGTGCGCGCTTCGACGAAGAAGAAAATCTCTACCTTGCCAACCGCTTACAGGAAGCCGGCGCGGTCGTGGTGTACGGTGTAGTGGGATATAAAACCCACGCCAAGATGATGCTGATTGTGCGTAAAGAAGGCGATAAGTTTAAACGCTATGTGCATTTGGGTACCGGTAACTATCACGCCGGTAATGCCCGTGCTTATACCGACTACAGCTTTCTTACCGGCGATGATTCCATCGGCGAAGATGTGCATAAAGTTTTCCAGCAACTGACTGGTATGGGCGAAGCACTGCGTATTAAAAAATTATTCCATGCGCCTTTTACCCTGCACAAAAAACTGATTGAACTGATCGACCGCGAACGCTCTCATGCTGAAGCCGGAAAGCCAGCGTTAATCCGCATGAAGGCCAACGGCCTGACCGAACCGAAATTAATCCGCGCACTGTATAAAGCCTCGCAGGCCGGTGTGAAAGTAGAGCTGATTATCCGTGGTATGTGCTGTTTGCGTCCGGGCGTGGAAGGGGTATCGGAAAATATCCGTGTGCGTTCCATTATCGGCCGCTTTCTTGAACATTCGCGCGTGTATTATTTTCTGAATAATGGCAAAGATGAAATCTACGCCGCCAGCGCCGACCTGATGGAGCGTAATTTATTACGCCGGGTCGAAACCGCTTTCCCGGTTGAAACCAGCAAACTGAAAGAACGGATGAAAAGCGAGCTGGAAGTGTACATGCTCGATAACTGTCAGGCCTGGGATTTACAGCCCGACGGCAGCTATATCAGAGCACAACCGGCAAAAGGCGAAGAGATGGTTAAAGCGCAGGGCATTCTGCTGGAGACACTGGCAGCGAGTTCATCCTGAATCCCGCTACCTGCGCCCTGCTCTGCCCCCTCAGATTCAGCCTCAGAGAATTTCGAGGCTGAAGCCCGCACTCTTCTGCTGACTGACTTCCGCCGCCAGATCGCGGGCGGTCAGCGGATGCTCTGCCAGCCAGCCTTCCGGCAGTATTAACTGCAGACGCTCGCCATCACTGCGCAACAGCGGACAGGGAACCGGATGCGCGCCACGGCTGTGATTGAGCACCACCGCCAGACGCAATAAGCGCGTAATCTGAATCATCGCCGTGCGGCTGGCCGGAGCAATTTCGGAGAAACACTCAGGCAGGAATTTACGCCGGTGGCTGCGCACCATGGCCGCCAGTTTAGCCTGCCCCTGACGGGTGAATCCTAATAAATCCGCATGCTGCACTAAGTAAGCACCGTGTTTATGGAAGCCGCTGTGGGCAATGCTCAGACCGATTTCATGTAACTGTGACGCCCAGTCGAGCCAGTAGCCCCAGCCGTTATCCAGCTGCCACTCTTTATGCACCTGAGCAAACAGCGCACGCGCCATTTCTTTCACCCGCTGCGCCTGCGCGGTATCGACATAAAAGCGCTCGGCCATGGCCTGCACCGTACGTTCGCGGACATTCTCATGGGCAGAACGGCCGACCAGATCCCACAATGCACCTTCGCGCAGCGCACCATCGGAATAAATCATGCGTTCCAGGCCGAAGGTATCGAACACCGCCTGCAGAATCGCCAGTCCGCCGATAAATACCTGACGCCGCTCCGGCTTCACCCCCGGCAGACTGACATCATCGGTAGTGGCGTATTGCAGCATCTGTTTGCGCAGTTTTTTCAGCCCGGCAGGGGTGATGCCTTCCGCTTCCCAGCCGTTTTCCACCAGTGCCTGTTCCGCCGCACGAATCGTACCGGAGGAACCCACCGCGCTGTGCCAGCCCAGCTGTTTGTAATGGGTTTCGATATTCAGCAGTTCCTGACGCGCCGCATCAACGGCGTCATCAAAACGCGCTTCGGTTATCACGCCATCCGGGAAAAACTGTTTCGTATAGGAAACGCAGCCCATGTGCAGGCTTTCCAGCGCCCTGGGTTCAAAGCGTTCGCCGATAATAAATTCGGTGCTGCCGCCGCCGATATCCACCACCAGACGGCGACCGGCATCGTCAGCCAGCGTGTGCGCCACACCGAGATAAATAAGACGCGCTTCTTCCCGCCCGGCAATGACTTCAATCGGGTAACCCAGAATCTCTTCCGCGCGCTCAATAAACTGCTGGCGGTTACGTGCAGCACGCAAAGCATTGGTGGCCAGCACACTGACACGCTTAGGTTCCATACCCTGCATAAACTGCGCAAACTCGCGCAGGCACTCAAGTCCGCGCTGTTGCGCTTCTTCCGACAGAATGCTGCGCTCGTCCAGACCGGCAGCCAGCTGAACCTTCTGACCACGACGTTCAAGGGTACGTATTTCGCCCTGAAACTCCTGCGCAATCACCATATGAAAACTGTTGGAACCCAGGTCCACCGCTGCGATCAGATCGTTTATCGCGCCAGTGCTATCTGTCATAACTACTTTCCTGAATACTGGAAACCCTGCACCACGGAGATAGCGGATACGGGTTTCTGCCCGGCCGCAAGCGGGCTTTAAAAGCGTGCCTGCCGACCCCATTTAGAGAATAAGACTGAATATGCAGCCAGCAACATCCTACGTCCAGCAGAGAATCGGTAATTGATTCCAGACAAAGCCGGCGTACAATGCGGGACTGCGAAACTTAAATTCCACAGGGGAAACACATGAGCGACAACATCCTGACCGTAACCGACGACTCCTTCGATGCCGATGTACTGGGCTCTGACGTACCTGTACTGGTTGATTTCTGGGCTGAATGGTGTGGTCCGTGCAAGATGATTGCACCGGTGCTGGAAGAGATTGCCGAAGAATATGCAGGCAAACTGAAAATCGCCAAACTGAACATCGACCAGAACGAAGCCACTGCGCCTAAGTTCGGTATCCGCTCTATCCCTACCCTGATCCTGTTCAAAAATGGTCAGGCTGAAGCCACCAAAATCGGTGCGATGAGCAAATCTGAACTGGCTGC of the Thalassolituus hydrocarboniclasticus genome contains:
- the ppk1 gene encoding polyphosphate kinase 1, coding for MSDAAGKAIDLSSSEYYINRELSHLQFNIRVLEQALDENHPLLDRLFFLCIFSKNLDEFYEVRVANLTQQLTFAREQTGADGMHPQQVLSSIHALCSATVERQYAILNDTLLPALEQENIHFLRRADWSEDQRSWVRAYFEESIQPLISPIGLDPSHPFPRLVNKSLNFIVALEGKDAFGRETGLAIIPAPRSLPRIIRVPDNLTKGGDNFIFLSSMIHEYADELFPGMTVKGCYQFRVTRNADLEIDHDDTADLATALEDELHSRNFGEEMRLEVADNCPEELAHFLLKQFNLDNTDLYRVNGPVNLGRLIEVIGQISRPDLQYTTFTPGLPKNINFKKSIFESIRDKDTLLLHPFESFTPVVDMLREAAKDPNVRAIKQTLYRTGAKSEIVNALVDAARSGKEVTVVIELRARFDEEENLYLANRLQEAGAVVVYGVVGYKTHAKMMLIVRKEGDKFKRYVHLGTGNYHAGNARAYTDYSFLTGDDSIGEDVHKVFQQLTGMGEALRIKKLFHAPFTLHKKLIELIDRERSHAEAGKPALIRMKANGLTEPKLIRALYKASQAGVKVELIIRGMCCLRPGVEGVSENIRVRSIIGRFLEHSRVYYFLNNGKDEIYAASADLMERNLLRRVETAFPVETSKLKERMKSELEVYMLDNCQAWDLQPDGSYIRAQPAKGEEMVKAQGILLETLAASSS
- the trxA gene encoding thioredoxin TrxA, whose amino-acid sequence is MSDNILTVTDDSFDADVLGSDVPVLVDFWAEWCGPCKMIAPVLEEIAEEYAGKLKIAKLNIDQNEATAPKFGIRSIPTLILFKNGQAEATKIGAMSKSELAAFIEQAL
- the ppx gene encoding exopolyphosphatase, producing MTDSTGAINDLIAAVDLGSNSFHMVIAQEFQGEIRTLERRGQKVQLAAGLDERSILSEEAQQRGLECLREFAQFMQGMEPKRVSVLATNALRAARNRQQFIERAEEILGYPIEVIAGREEARLIYLGVAHTLADDAGRRLVVDIGGGSTEFIIGERFEPRALESLHMGCVSYTKQFFPDGVITEARFDDAVDAARQELLNIETHYKQLGWHSAVGSSGTIRAAEQALVENGWEAEGITPAGLKKLRKQMLQYATTDDVSLPGVKPERRQVFIGGLAILQAVFDTFGLERMIYSDGALREGALWDLVGRSAHENVRERTVQAMAERFYVDTAQAQRVKEMARALFAQVHKEWQLDNGWGYWLDWASQLHEIGLSIAHSGFHKHGAYLVQHADLLGFTRQGQAKLAAMVRSHRRKFLPECFSEIAPASRTAMIQITRLLRLAVVLNHSRGAHPVPCPLLRSDGERLQLILPEGWLAEHPLTARDLAAEVSQQKSAGFSLEIL